The following are encoded together in the Populus trichocarpa isolate Nisqually-1 chromosome 5, P.trichocarpa_v4.1, whole genome shotgun sequence genome:
- the LOC18109307 gene encoding protein PHOSPHATE-INDUCED 1 produces the protein MASFLSSHSLLQLVLLISIIQFSSAARTFSVSDQSQDPLLFQYHNGPLLTGEISINLIWYGKFKPSQRAIVSDFIASVSSRRPTTAQPSVATWWKATEKYYNLVKTKKTSPLLLSVGAQILDERYSLGKSLSSKQIVQLASKGGQKGAINVVLTSSDVAVEGFCSSKCGTHGSSLSAKKINGKRSKFAYIWVGNSETQCPGQCAWPFHQPIYGPQNPPLVAPNNDVGLDGMVINLASLLAGTATNPFENGYFQGPKEAPLEAASACPAVYGKGAYPGYAGDLLVDSTTGASYNAHGVNGRKYVLPALFDPSTSTCSTLI, from the coding sequence ATGGCCTCCTTTCTTTCTTCACACTCTCTTCTTCAACTTGTTCTGTTAATCTCTATTATACAATTCAGCTCAGCAGCAAGGACATTCTCCGTGTCAGATCAAAGCCAAGATCCCTTGTTATTTCAATACCACAATGGCCCTCTTCTTACCGGTGAAATTTCTATCAACTTGATCTGGTATGGCAAGTTCAAGCCATCTCAGCGTGCCATTGTCTCAGATTTTATTGCCTCTGTCTCTTCTAGAAGACCCACAACAGCCCAACCCTCTGTTGCCACGTGGTGGAAAGCTACTGAGAAATATTACAACCTTGTCAAGACGAAGAAAACCtctcctcttctcctctctGTAGGAGCACAGATTTTAGACGAGAGGTATTCATTGGGGAAATCGCTCTCCAGCAAGCAAATCGTGCAGCTAGCATCAAAGGGTGGTCAAAAGGGTGCAATCAACGTTGTTTTGACATCATCTGATGTTGCTGTTGAAGGGTTTTGCTCTAGTAAATGTGGCACTCATGGGTCCTCTTTGAgtgctaaaaaaatcaatggtaaGAGATCGAAATTTGCTTACATTTGGGTTGGTAACTCTGAGACTCAATGCCCCGGTCAATGTGCGTGGCCATTCCACCAGCCAATCTATGGACCACAGAACCCTCCATTGGTTGCACCCAACAATGATGTGGGTCTCGATGGTATGGTAATCAATCTGGCTAGTCTTTTGGCTGGGACTGCAACAAACCCATTTGAAAATGGCTATTTCCAGGGTCCAAAGGAGGCTCCTCTTGAGGCCGCATCTGCTTGTCCTGCGGTCTATGGTAAGGGTGCGTATCCTGGTTATGCTGGGGATTTGTTAGTGGACTCTACAACTGGTGCTAGCTATAATGCTCATGGTGTTAATGGAAGGAAATACGTGCTTCCAGCTTTATTTGACCCTTCAACTTCAACTTGTTCCACTTTAATTTGA
- the LOC112327592 gene encoding protein PHOSPHATE-INDUCED 1, whose product MASFLSSHSLLQLVLLISIIQFSSAARTFSVSDQSQDPLLFQYHNGPLLTGEISINLIWYGKFKPSQRAIVSDFIASVSSRRPTTAQPSVATWWKATEKYYNLVKTKKTSPLLLSVGTQILDESCSLGKSLSSKQIVQLASKGGQKGAINVVLTSSDVAVEGFCSSKCGTHGSSLSAKTINGKRSKFAYIWVGNSETQCPGQCAWPFHQPIYGPQNPPLVAPNNDVGLDGMVINLASLLAGTATNPFENGYFQGPKEAPLEAASACPGVYGKGAYPGYAGDLLVDSTTGASYNAHGVNGRKYVLPALFDPSTSTCSTLI is encoded by the coding sequence ATGGCCTCCTTTCTTTCTTCACATTCTCTTCTTCAACTTGTTCTGTTAATCTCTATTATACAATTCAGCTCAGCAGCAAGGACATTCTCCGTGTCAGATCAAAGCCAAGATCCCTTGTTATTTCAATACCACAATGGCCCTCTTCTTACCGGTGAAATTTCTATCAACTTGATCTGGTATGGCAAGTTCAAGCCATCTCAGCGTGCCATTGTCTCAGATTTTATTGCCTCTGTCTCTTCTAGAAGACCCACAACAGCCCAACCCTCTGTTGCCACGTGGTGGAAAGCTACTGAGAAATATTACAACCTTGTCAAGACGAAGAAAACCtctcctcttctcctctctGTAGGAACACAGATTTTAGACGAGAGCTGTTCATTGGGGAAATCGCTCTCCAGCAAGCAAATCGTGCAGCTAGCATCGAAGGGTGGTCAAAAGGGTGCCATCAACGTTGTTTTGACATCATCCGATGTTGCTGTTGAAGGGTTTTGCTCTAGTAAATGTGGCACTCATGGGTCCTCTTTGAGTGCTAAAACAATCAACGGTAAGAGATCGAAATTTGCTTACATTTGGGTTGGTAACTCTGAGACTCAATGCCCCGGTCAATGTGCGTGGCCATTCCACCAGCCAATCTATGGACCACAGAACCCTCCATTGGTTGCACCCAACAATGATGTGGGTCTCGATGGTATGGTAATCAATCTGGCTAGTCTTTTGGCTGGGACTGCAACAAACCCATTTGAAAATGGCTATTTCCAGGGTCCAAAGGAGGCTCCTCTTGAGGCCGCATCTGCTTGTCCTGGGGTCTATGGTAAGGGTGCGTATCCTGGTTATGCTGGGGATTTGTTAGTGGACTCTACAACTGGTGCTAGCTATAATGCTCATGGTGTTAATGGAAGGAAATACGTGCTTCCAGCTTTATTTGACCCTTCAACTTCAACTTGTTCCACTTTAATTTGA